The Euwallacea fornicatus isolate EFF26 chromosome 18, ASM4011564v1, whole genome shotgun sequence genome segment TGGGCGGCCCGATGGGTTCCATGAACGGGCCAATGAACGGCCCCATGTCGAGCCCGATGGGTGGTCCGATGAACAGCCCCATGAACAGCCCTATGAACGGTGGAGGACCCAATAATCCTATGAACGGGCCAATTAGCGGCCCCATGACAAGCCCAATGCACAGTCCCATGAACACGCACCACATGAATAGCCCCATGAACGGCCCCATGAATGGACCCATGTCTGGCCCCGGACCTGGGCATATGGGACCGCACGGAGGCGGAGGACCACACGGACCTGGAGGAGGAATGGGGCCCATGAACGGGCCTAATGGACCTATTGGTGAGTGTTATTTTGCGTAACCACCGGGCATTTGTGCACAATTAAATCTGATAATCTTGAAAGGTTGTTAAGTAAGTCATTAAAACCCGCACTATTCAAAGAGCAATTAAGTGTTTTTTCTGCTAATAActagattaatttaaaattaaatatttgtaatgTTGTTAGATAATGAAATAGACACAAGAGTACAATTTAATGTATTAGTAATGACgggtgttatttttattaatggaaaataatgggttttaaaatcatattaaTGTGCGCGTTGGTACTGTTGGgagctttttatattttgcttGATTTGGTAGTGCAGTTAGTCGTGCCAGGGTCGTAGGAGAACTACGACGCTTTTTCGGAGAGATTGCTAAAGTGACTACAAGTTTTTTGGTGGATGATAACTAGTTGTTATGGgtgtgttttttctttttttgttttgtgatGTGTTGCTTGTTGGATTTTGTAGGAAATCCCCGGGAAAATCTTTGGTTGCTTATATCATTAAGAATTATTCTAAATCATTGCATCAATTCTTTTGactctttcaaattttggtgGAACATTTAGCATGAAACTTAAGGTTTATAGAACCTTATTAAACAGGTGCCACTATAGAGTTGCCTGTGTAGCTATTGACATAATCCCCATGTTTCAATGTTAAAgttttgtggaatttccattgTCTGCATGTAtggaattattgaaattttaatcccGACTTATCATTAcacacaaaaatattaatggtatCTCTGTAGCACTAATACATATTTCCTTATGTCTGATCAGTGGAAATAATGTCCCcaggaatattaaatttgaaaactcagaaaacGAAGCGAGATCCGGGACTTACGGGTCTTATTGACCAATATAAAGGTATTTGTTGTATGTAGTAAGAAATCGTAATTTTTTAGTCGTTCTTTAACACGGTTCTACATAACAAATGCAGCTGGGCTCACTGAGAATGCTATCTCTCGCATATCGAAAAACTGTAACTAAAGAAAACTTGAGTTCATTATCAAAGTTGATTCCAGCTTTTCCCTGgtacttttttccatattaGATTGATGTCATTCTCAGTCCAACACCTTTCATTGATGTAGGTAATAAGAGTTGCTGATATCAATCATCATGATCTTAAGCTGCGTACGAATTTGCTTAGTTCTGTGCAACTGAATATTTTGTTCCGATTTGCGCTGTACGTTTTGATTGTGAAAATGGTTAGGTAGAAAAGCGAAAAGGGAGTTTGTTTTGTGCATAGCATAGTAAAAATACCTTCCACCCTAGTTGAACTTGATATCAGGTTGAAGTGACGTTCATCGAAAAACCAACATCTTTGGCCAGCTTCTGAAGATGTTTACGATGATGCTAACGTCCAGGATGAGCAAGTCCGTATGCAGCTTCACTGCAATTTTACATATACAAACGTAACACACCTTTgatatttatctaaaaaaaaattaggagaaACGTGAATAGATTACTTCAGTTGTTCATATTTTCACTGATTTATACCTCGATCTATAAATAATTGTCACCAAATGAactatttgttattattaatatataattaatataatatgtaattaaCAATTGTTTATTCAGGTCCTCCGATGAACAACAACAACTTCATGATGTCCCCCATGCCCAATATGTATTCAAAACCAATGCCAGTAAGTGCAGGCAAGGTTTATCCTGCCGATCAGCCAATGGTGTTCAATTCTCAGAACCCCAACGCTCCCCCTATCTACCCTTGTGGAGTCTGTCATAAAGAGGTATATAGCTAGCTAAATATTGCAATTTAATAGCTGGAAAATATGGCGTTTTTATGTGTTAGTAATGAAGGTTTTTTGTCACTTAGGTACACGACAATGACCAGGCCATTTTATGCGAAAGTGGGTGCAATTTTTGGTTTCACCGCGGTTGCACTGGCTTAACGGAACATGCTTTCCAGTTATTGACCGCGGAAGTGTACGCTGAATGGGTATGCGACAAATGCCTGGCGACAAAAAACATACCACTTGTCAAGTTTAAGCCTTAGTATCCCATCTTCGTGAGGAGTGTATAGGAGATAAACAATTCGGTTGACTTGGAGGTGTAAGATTCGAGGTTTCTTTTGTAGAGAAAGATGAATGAGGCAGAGGGAATTAAAAGGGTTCTCGTCTCACATGGGGAGATGTCAGTTTTTTCTCCACGAGTCAGACTGAATACATAGTATATGTGTTATAGTGCCCTTTTGGAAGTGATTATATAGAGGAAAGCTTGACGTAATCTATTCCAATATCTCAGAAAGTGAAACCTAAAAATAAACCGATTTTCCGTTTTATGTTCGATATCGTTCGTAAGACCTTTTAACACATACAAATATCTTTCCACATTTAGTAATGAATACTGTATGTAAAACTTAACCTGGAATgttgaaatatctcgaaaactccaTCTTATAAGGGAATGTTTAGTATCGAGTTTTAATCACTATGAGCGAGAAAAAGGAAACGTTCAAAATGGTGTTTCTGAACTCTAATGCACTTGTTTATCCGTATTTTAAAAGATTCTTTACGCCTAAGAAGTGCGGCTTCTGGAATATTGGCACAAGCGTTTATAATTCACACTTATATCCTCGCGTGTCGGTATTTCTTTATGAACCTGATCTTTAATATCTCCCCAAAAAGGAATCCGGCTaagtaagatttggccaattAAGAACTTCCTGGGCTACCGCTGAATAGTGTGCTGGACAACTGTCAAGTTAAAAGCATATAACTGACGTTGTAATTTAAGATATGaattgaatttctttaaatatagCGTTTTCTAGcctaaatcaaaaataatgtttggtcaaatttttcttatttttagtcATATAATctgaatttgcaaaaaaaatagggGTCGGCGTTTgacattaaaaagttaactcCCGCTCCGCTCTTACGGAGGGTAGAGGGGAATTAACTTTAGCACTAATACATTTCCTTGGAATGATTAAAACTTAatactaaacatttctttatagGATGCCTagtatttgagatatttcgATATACCAGGTTAAATATTACACACTGTATACCTACTACAATAATTTCAATGATCTCGAACAAAAAGATCTCTCCTCCAAGGGGTTTAAGTTGTCATTGATCTTGTTTGTTTCCTTTGCCCCCATCAATAGTGACTATGCTTAAGTCGAGGTATTTGTCACATTTCCTGCATCTTGCTCCTTCGTCAGGGGTAGAGCATCAGATTGTTTTGCCCAAATTTGAGTCAATATAATTTTGGCTCATTTTATGGCAATGTAAAATGACTTGAAGTCCTAAAAAATAGGGGGAACCTCAGTGGAATTGCCGATTGTATCCCTCCATGACATTTTCCTATcccacattgaaaaaaaaaacattctttaattagttttatgtTCGAAACGCTTCAATAGTAGTTTTAACCTTTTTCTAGTGCCTTCGATCAAGCATTTAATCAGTATTACGCCATTTCGTTGTGACAAAATGGTTGCATTCAAGTCTAAAAAacggagacaatttgaacaatggATTTCGAGTTTTGCTAACTTCAACCAGacgtgaaaatttttttaagggtcAGTTAAAATAACTTTGTATTACTGTAAGTGCTGTGCcataaaaatgcttaaacattTCTCCAGTTGGGTTGATTGttgtgattttgaagagaCTTTTCCTAGTTAAAAAGGAACGTATGGTCGATCTACATATAATGTTCTTGCACAGTTTTAACAGGcttttaagagaaattttcCTATTTGAAAATGATCATTGTTCTGCCTAACTTAACTAGCTACTTATCGCATAAgtcaattaagaaaattaaagagttCTGTAcatattgtaaaaataatagCAAAATTACTAGTTAAGTTTAtgggtaaatttgaaaatcattaaattgtgGTTTCTGGCTAATATTTGCagaatattaaacaaaaatcatttataataaatacacCTGTATATTGCAAATCACATTGTAAATATTAGTTATCCTATATGAAGTAGCAACAACAAGTTAACTAATAGTGATAGAAATAGCATAATTCAAAGTTTAGATACATGTAGTGGAACATTACACCATAACCTTGTAAACCAAAAGACTTAgggaaatttttaagcttTCACATTTTGTGTAAATATGTTCTCTACgtttaattttcccttttattttgtttgggaaTAACCGCTCACATTTGTGTGTGAGCCATCATTTGTATTTACATACAAATACGAACTGTTATttctaaacaataaaaaattctcatttgtttcaaaatattatcttGCACTCGTCAATGATCAGATCTACATAAATAAGCACgtaataatagttattttttaaatattatgacTTTTACAAGCATCCTTGACGCCTCAAAGATTTTTGCcatacatttttgttttgggaCCAATATTTTCCGGGtgcaaagtttatttattattgtaaatatttgtgtATGTGAATAATTACTAAGTAGGTTCCTTCTACTTGTGTCAATAAGTGAATCAAATAATAGATTGTAGAAAATGTTTGTCGTCCTATTTTACATTGCTGATTGGAGCCCAAAGTACGGAATTAGTGAATATAGACAGTAATATCTCCAAGTAAAGATAACTTTAATCATTTCTCTcatgaaattaacaaattgaCCCTCATCCTGACTtaaatttgtacaaaaattctACTAGTCCGTTTCTAGAATGGactttttgtatttataataaagttatttaataCAGGTATTTTTATCCGATAAATTTTATCTGCAGGTATAAAATCCTCATTGCCTGGCAAAAGTATACACCAGCaaaaaaagaagaattatCAGCGGTTTaacattacaaaattttttattggtatTGAATGCTTTTGCTTCTCCTTAGCATAGACACGATTATCTACGTCTCAAAAATACTTACCATtgaatttaagatttatttcctgggagaaatattttaacttttgaaatttgcattttcgcAAAAGTAGGTACAATGAGTAAGAAGTCataaaattacagaaataaaaattgcaagcAAATCTGCTTTCAAATCATTTCACTGGTTGTGACTGACTATTATAGATtgataaattatgaaattgaaTATAAATGGCCAGATaataaagcagataattgaagatggtaaacaaaaaaattatatttgatttttaaatgcaagtCAACACATGGAATAAagggataaaaaaaacttagtaCTTTTTGGCCTTCTATTTTATAAGACAAAGTGTTGGTCAAAGAACATATTTGCTGCACACTCATGGAATGGAAGAAAACACCTTTTACTCCTTTGAATGTTGATGTCCTCTACAGTGCAACAGGTATTTGCACATCAAGGAAGGGAAATGCTACTTTTTCTCCTGCAAATAATTTCATCCTAGATGTAACGGGGGTCATCAACATTTGTGGAGAGAGTAAAAGGCACCTTTCTCCAGAGATATGCATCTAACTTATTCTATGACCAATattgaatttgatttaaaaaaatactaagtATTATGTGTTTCTATGAAGAGGGTATGAAGGAAAAATTATGATCTCTTCTCCTAAACAGGGgggaaaattttgagaaaaatacttTGTCTCAATTGCCACCCTTTGCAAATAGACAATTCGCGCATTGTGTAGAGCCAGCCCCAAATCTCATCACAGCCCCCTTGTCATACACATTCAGGCTTCACTTCAGTTTTAACTCTCTTTGCTTCTGGCTCGCTGCCTGATGATTCCTCCTCATCCATAGATTTCTCTACTTTAATATAAACGACGTCAAAACAACTTGGCAACAACTTATTAGGTACTGCCCCCTTAATCAATCGAGGGATCTTAAGGCGAACTTTTAAAATCTCCCCGGTGAGTGTCTGGTATGCAGTTGTTCGTTCAATCAAGTCATCCTCAAAATGCAGTTCACAAAcctgaaaaaattgttctgtATAGTGTTGGTTTTATGATGTAGGAGTTATTACTTTGCTAGAAGTAGTTGGTGTAAATTTATCTCTTCGGATTGCTTCAATCCATTTTTGTCCCAGTTCAGGATCTTTTGGGAAGCTGAAAACTGCAACTTTCTTGGCTTTCGAGTAATTACCTTTGCAGTTCGGTACTGAGCATCGGTAAGGCATTatgaattataatttttgtgtatGATTAATCCTATAAAATCTTAATATTGAGCAAATTTAAACAGAAATGGATCATCTAACATTGGTGACTTCCATTGTTCATACAGTATTAATTTTAGTTCAGTGTTTTTCTATCATTCTCTTACTCGGTGCATCTGTGTGAGACAGAcaagaatagaaaataaatcttctcaGCTATTTGCTCTGAAGCCGTCAAAATAACATATATAACCTTAAAGTTGGttcatttttgttattgtttattacttattttaagTCGTAAATAAATGAGTAAATTATAGTGAAATGATTAATTGTTAATCGACTCAGGTgtttaatttacaattatcGGAATGAGTGGTGGTTTAGTCCCCAGTAAAAGCACTGTGTATATCTCGAATTTACCCTTTGAGCTGAAGAATAATGATTTGCataaagtttttgagaaaCATGGGAAGATTGTCAAGTAAATATTTAGGCGTTatcattatatatttttcttattaatttcAACTAAATAAATCCTATTATAGCTCTGttcctgtatattaattacaatttttatccTTGTTTGTAGAGTCACCATAGTAAAAGACCGTGAAACACATAAGAGTAAGGGTGTagcttttcttttatttttgaagcCCGAAGATGCCAAAATGTGTGTCcaggaaacaaatttaaaagagGTGATTATTCCCttactaaaaacaatatagcTTTTCATGCTCTTTCACATGAATCATAGATGTTTGGTAGAACTTTAAAAGCAAGCATAGCTAAGGATAATGGCAGGGCTAAGGAATTTATTCGCAGACGAGTAAGCTAATCAGAAAACACATTAAACTATCTTAACATATATAACAACAGGAATATCCAGATAAAACTAAGTGTTATGAATGTGGAGAAAGTGGTCATTTAAGTTATAAATGCAAGAAAAATCTCCTGGGAGAAAGAGAACCGCCGCCTAAAAAACCCAGAAAGCGCAAAAGCAAATCCAATCAAGAACTCACAGAGgtaattttcagtaattttcaaGCTAACAAAAAcataagaaataatatttcaggAGGAGAAGCAGTACTTTGATAGTTCAGATGATGAATTTCTAAAGGTGCCTGTAGACGAGGAATCTTTAAGTGCAGCTATCAAAAATGAAGTAAgtttctattttcaataatatttgcacgtgattttttttattgcaaattttagcAAGAAAAACATGATTTAGAGGAGTATCGGTTTAAAGTGGCTACAGGATCTTATGATTCAAATCTTCAAGATATGGCAAGgaagaagttcaaaaagagTGCATATTTTAGTGATGAGGAAGAAAGTGATTGAGGAGAGCTTTCTTGAGGAGAGTCATCTTTTGTTGCATGGAAGTGGGATGTAGCCACAAGGATTAAAGGTAATTTGTTCCAAGTCAActtgaatgtttttattgacaaCTGCGCATTTAGTGCCCTTTCAaggcgtttaaaaaaataaattttcaaaacgaatTGTATGTTActatatacatttttacataTCACAAAATTCCCTTTAAAGTTCTCTTTAAACTCTAACAAATTCTCcgaattttattcttttcaattttgttttttaagtcttGTTTTACATTGATGGACACATATTTGGCCATATTAAATGGTCTTTGATTGATTGTAGAATAAGTGTGATCTGCTGAAAAGCTGTTGAAAACTGGCTCAATTTTTATAGCTTTCTGTCGTCTCGGATCCAGGAATTTCTTCACCAAATCATTAGGGACGCAATCTTCTTggctcttttttttaatttgcagttGCTCTTCATGGCTGTGATTTTTTACGTGTTTTCTTAAGCTGCTGGGATCAGTGTATTTTTTGTGGCAACCGATTACTTGGCAGGCGTACGGTTTCTGCAAAGAGAGAAgttataaaatggaaattgcaGGATTAAAGGACTACTCACAGTGTCGAAATGTGTTCTTTGATGTTTAGCTCTATCAGAACTGTTAGAgaaacatttcgaacatccgTTAAATTGACACAGGTACGGTCGTTCTCCGGTGTGGCTCCTTTGGTGAATTTTCAGGTTTTCCAGCCGGGAAAAGGCTTTAGTACAGCCTTTAAACTGCAAGGAAAAAGGaggtaaacaaaaacattgaTAGATTTCCTTTCTTTTAATGTCACACATATTTCTAACTAAGCAAATAgtcgttatttaattttcgtcattttacGTGCCCCTCATAATGTTTTCAGTACTCATGTTGTGATCAATGCCTATGCATTTTGATTATTCTTTTTCTATGAAGCTCAGATAAACTCTCGTTGTGTCAACTTAGGTGACCGCGTGGTTATTAGAATTTGATACTTTAACTCCTTTGGAGAATAAACGCAATTTGATTCGAAACAGGAAACATACGGAAGCTGTCGGTATTGAGTGGGAGTAAGTGGCTTAAATGGCACCGGTAAAAATCCTATTAAAGTTGGGCAATCAAGCGAATCTCAAgatatattatatttcaataaagaTCTTGACGTTCTATTTTTGTGTTTGCccctcatttatttttcttctgcagTGAAAGACGGTCACGACCTGTTAACCCAAAGCGTGCTTCACATAGAGGCAGATGCCACTTATTTGTTATTGTAAAAGGTGTCATACGCGATGTAGTGTTTAATAAACTATGAATATTGAGTCTACCGACTAGCACAGTGCGTGTTATTTTGTTTACCCGGCGAAGGTTATTCAGCGCTTTAAACagggataatttattttattattggggAGACTTGTTTTTTGAGTAGGCATGTTCAGTGTTAAAACCGAaagcagttttaaaattatttctattttgtttgtttttcaatcAAACTTACCGGACATTTATTTGGTTTCTCGCCGCTGTGCACCCTCATGTGAATAAGTAATTTGTAGCGAGCGTTGAAGGGTTTGGTTTTACGAGGACAGTGCTCCCAATAGCAAGTAAATTCGTCACctaattaacaagaaaatgataatttacTGAATTGGATTAATACCtgaaaaatttggatttattcTGCGCGAGATGAAGAATTTTactgttttaatattaaattgataACATTGCCATTGTCTGATAAATTTCTCAGCACGTTCATAACTTACTATTTCAAATTCCATTCTTTCTTACCTCTTTTAACTTCGACATGACACTTCTCTATATGCCCAACCAATCCCGTCTGACTATGGCACTTTTGATAGCAATTTTGCCATCTACACTGGTAGTTGACCGCTATAGAGTTGATGATTTCCTCAGAACCTTCAGATTCGGTGATTTTCACGCCTATTTGAGTATGGTTGTTATAAAAGTTGTTGCTGGAACTGAAGAAAttcataaatcaattttcagtATGCTTTGCTTATATGATGAATTGTTAGTTCTGCTATTAAAATTCTCATATACCACCACTATGCAAATTTTATCAACACGTTCTCGACATTAGTTACCTTGTATCATTAGCCATCTTTATTTGTTATATCACTGTAGacgaggaaaaaaataatgacacTGGTACCTGGTACCCTGGTACTCGAAGAGGCAAAGTAAGCTTCGGATATAAATCACATacacgtttttaattaaatgggtATTAGTAAGGGATCGTTATATACTAAAGAGTATTTATCACTACAGTTTAGTAATAGGTTGATAAGAATAGTGAtggcaaatgaaaatttaaatttacaaaattagatAGTTTTATCTATCTATCTGTCTATCTATCTTTGATATTGAATGGTTTTTTCGGTAATGTTTACAGGTGTTTTAATAAAGTGaatgtttgttttgaatttttaagtcaTAAAGGGCTAAACAGTAAATTCGCTTTTTTCTCCAATTGCAATctatttccatggaaacgttAAAATAGAGCTTTAGTATTAGGAATATTCTTTGATTGCAGTGTAACTAGCAAAAGTTGACctcatattaataattttgttcttaAATTCAATGGTAAATAAACTCATACGAAAGAAAATGTCTTGAACTCTTCAGATTTCAGTTATCAAACAGTCTCCTTCGGATACATATGAATGTTTTTGATTCTTAAAGTAGATTGAttgctattttaaataaacctaCCTTAACAAAGGGTCGTCGTTAAGCAAAGCCTCAGATTGCTTCAACACCATTTGATTCTCCTCTAGAACTTGAGTTTGTTGAGGCATCTCAGAACCTCCCAACAAATGCCCAAATTCACTTTTACCCTCCAAGTCCTACAATTCCCTTATTACTCTACGAtttcatgaattatttttcgaaatttaaactTACAGTCTTGAAATACCCCATATTGTCTTCAGGCACAGTCCTCACGTAGtagttaaaatcaaaattattcttGGTGATAGTCCCTACCGGTGGCAACGAATTTGAATAACCCTGGTCCAGGCTTTGCACATCGGAGTTCCAGTCCAATGATCCACTGCTCAATACTTCACACAGATCTATACCATTGAGACTGTTTTTGTCTTTGCCAGCGTCGCTCTCCTCGAGATTGATCCATATTGGAGGTGGCACGAAGAAGTTGGAAAATTGAGGATTTTCGTTAAATGTAGAAGCTGAGGTTTCAGTTGTGAAAGTCTCCGTGTCAAAGTCTCTAGTCGCAGAATCCGAAAATGAGTCTCTAACATTCTGATCAAAGTCTTCGACGAAGTCATTAAAATCGAAGTTAATGTCGCAATCCTGAGGACTTGCCGCATCTTCCGAGATTAAGTAGTCTATTAAATAATCATCATTTTCCTCAgatttttcttggtaatttTCAAAGGTGTCTGCAATGTCCCTCTTGGATATAGTTTGCGCCTCATAAAAggccaaattaaatttctccaTTAATTCAGATTGGGAGAAATTGGTCACGGGGTTGTAGAGCTGATCCGATGACATCATCATGCTAGGAGAGCGCTCAGTTACCGGAGTTAAAAGCATTTTCTATAAACGATATCACTCTTGTAAACCTACGTCACATCGCAGTTTTTGAAACTTACCTATTTGCACCAAGGAAACAAACCCTAAAACTACCACGGCATGGTTCCAAGTACCATTTCACACCGACTCTGGATGTGTCTCATTTAAAACGCGTGTTATAATTAAGTTGACAGGCATAAGTGATATATCTATAAGCCCTAGGGACCGGGAAAGAGTCGGGGATGGTCGGGAATAGCTCGGGTTCTGCACCAATTAGCGTCACATATTGGGTGCATTCCTGGATATAGGAGGGTAACATGACTGGTAATTTTGTTTACGCATTGCTACGCACCTGTTTTTAAGGGGTTTGCAGAAGGAAGGATTGTAGGGTTCGACGGATTTCTTCTTGCTTCAGCCTTAGTTTTGATGGTAAAATTTGTTAGGGAACTAAGGCAGaggatttttaagttttaagcaAGGGTCGGAGGGGGGAGGGGTCTGCGATAAAAAGTTAGTGGAAACGAGTTTCCTCTTAGCCACAAATAAACGCAATTTTATCAACCGCTCTATCACCGGTGAACGATGGTTTGAATTCGTTGTTTCGTTTCACTTTAAAAAGTTCGCCCTGTataggatattttttaatcaatttctttGTGCCTCAAAACAGCGCCTAATAAGTGCTAAGCAAACATCCCAGAAAAAATCCAGATGACAAATATATGGACCTATATTTAAGCTGCTTCCCTCTTGCAGGTGTCGTGTGTTATTAACGTTCAAGACTCGCCATCCTAATTTACGATCTTGTTTTTGATGTTACGAAAATATGAACCACATTTACACAGAATTCTTCCAGAACAATGTGCATTCAAAATGGCTATAAATTTGAGGAGCGTTCTAATCTACTATCCACGAATATGAAATTCGAAACTTTAATTCATAGCCGCTACCCAAAACCTTCTAaactcattaataattttccagaTGACATCTTCGACTTAAGTCTTgtttgctttttatcaaactaCTCTCAACACCAAtctagacaatttttttttctgtaaaaggGAAAAAAGCCTCCTGCCCCTTGGGcctaaagtatttttaattaagagcCTCATCAAGAAAAAAGCGCTGTTAATATACGTGGTGCACCAGCGAGCGACGTATCGTATTTCAGActgtttttttctcttatgGAAGAGTATTAACCCCATTCATTTGACAACAAAAACACACCGGCCCGTCAACGGCCACATGTGTGACGAGGATGGAATTCGAATCGGTTTTTCTGGAAAGAGATGGGTTTGCGGGTGAAGTTCGAATCCAGTCAAAGGCCAAACCCGAGGGGATTGAAACTctaaaaaagtcaaaataaaaaattgtagtGAATTTCTTTGGCAAACGTcagtgtttttgaaaaattttgtaaatgggaaaaatgcggaaaaaccatttttttgatTTGGACCAGTGAAATCTCGCGGCCGTAACATCTCTTGTACTTTCAGATCCATGAACAGGTTCGTTTCAATATAGGTTTTCAAGAAATGAACGTACCCACAAGCGCTTTTCCAACGTTACAGGACCCGATTTGAGCCGTTTACAGTCAATATATGATCTAAATCAGTTTAAATAAGAGAAAACGAAGATCCCATACGCTTCGAAAGTTTTCCAGAAAGGTCACACGCGTCATAAAATTCAACACCGTTGATTTGACCTTGCAGGCAGTGGTGGAACAGcgttttttgcaataatttc includes the following:
- the LOC136345013 gene encoding protein pygopus-like isoform X1, translating into MANMSPFRLNVPNLGPDIIGPPSNPKKRRKNNQAPPIQAPPNVQDLLPPTPSGYGDTIIASNPFDDCPSTLSSMTMRGPPMGPMGGPMGMPNPMQCTMGMGRPPMMPGVGFLGSQKCYLGMHSPNAMGNPMMQGGPRMGGPMGPMSGPHPHGPHMMNSPSGPGPGGPMHPGMTGPPMHSPIGGMGPMQGSMGPGCGPMGGPMGSMNGPMNGPMSSPMGGPMNSPMNSPMNGGGPNNPMNGPISGPMTSPMHSPMNTHHMNSPMNGPMNGPMSGPGPGHMGPHGGGGPHGPGGGMGPMNGPNGPIVEIMSPGILNLKTQKTKRDPGLTGLIDQYKGPPMNNNNFMMSPMPNMYSKPMPVSAGKVYPADQPMVFNSQNPNAPPIYPCGVCHKEVHDNDQAILCESGCNFWFHRGCTGLTEHAFQLLTAEVYAEWVCDKCLATKNIPLVKFKP
- the LOC136345013 gene encoding protein pygopus-like isoform X3, which produces MANMSPFRLNVPNLGPDIIGPPSNPKKRRKNNQAPPIQAPPNVQDLLPPTPSGYGDTIIASNPFDDCPSTLSSMTMRGPPMGPMGGPMGMPNPMQCTMGMGRPPMMPGVGFLGSQKCYLGMHSPNAMGNPMMQGGPRMGGPMGPMSGPHPHGPHMMNSPSGPGPGGPMHPGMTGPPMHSPIGGMGPMQGSMGPGCGPMGGPMGSMNGPMNGPMSSPMGGPMNSPMNSPMNGGGPNNPMNGPISGPMTSPMHSPMNTHHMNSPMNGPMNGPMSGPGPGHMGPHGGGGPHGPGGGMGPMNGPNGPIGPPMNNNNFMMSPMPNMYSKPMPVSAGKVYPADQPMVFNSQNPNAPPIYPCGVCHKEVHDNDQAILCESGCNFWFHRGCTGLTEHAFQLLTAEVYAEWVCDKCLATKNIPLVKFKP
- the LOC136345013 gene encoding protein pygopus-like isoform X2; the protein is MANMSPFRLNVPNLGPDIIGPPSNPKKRRKNNQAPPIQAPPNVQDLLPPTPSGYGDTIIASNPFDDCPSTLSSMTMRGPPMGPMGGPMGMPNPMQCTMGMGRPPMMPGSQKCYLGMHSPNAMGNPMMQGGPRMGGPMGPMSGPHPHGPHMMNSPSGPGPGGPMHPGMTGPPMHSPIGGMGPMQGSMGPGCGPMGGPMGSMNGPMNGPMSSPMGGPMNSPMNSPMNGGGPNNPMNGPISGPMTSPMHSPMNTHHMNSPMNGPMNGPMSGPGPGHMGPHGGGGPHGPGGGMGPMNGPNGPIVEIMSPGILNLKTQKTKRDPGLTGLIDQYKGPPMNNNNFMMSPMPNMYSKPMPVSAGKVYPADQPMVFNSQNPNAPPIYPCGVCHKEVHDNDQAILCESGCNFWFHRGCTGLTEHAFQLLTAEVYAEWVCDKCLATKNIPLVKFKP
- the LOC136345026 gene encoding zinc finger CCHC-type and RNA-binding motif-containing protein 1-like; amino-acid sequence: MSGGLVPSKSTVYISNLPFELKNNDLHKVFEKHGKIVKVTIVKDRETHKSKGVAFLLFLKPEDAKMCVQETNLKEMFGRTLKASIAKDNGRAKEFIRRREYPDKTKCYECGESGHLSYKCKKNLLGEREPPPKKPRKRKSKSNQELTEEEKQYFDSSDDEFLKVPVDEESLSAAIKNEQEKHDLEEYRFKVATGSYDSNLQDMARKKFKKSAYFSDEEESD
- the LOC136345011 gene encoding uncharacterized protein; protein product: MLLTPVTERSPSMMMSSDQLYNPVTNFSQSELMEKFNLAFYEAQTISKRDIADTFENYQEKSEENDDYLIDYLISEDAASPQDCDINFDFNDFVEDFDQNVRDSFSDSATRDFDTETFTTETSASTFNENPQFSNFFVPPPIWINLEESDAGKDKNSLNGIDLCEVLSSGSLDWNSDVQSLDQGYSNSLPPVGTITKNNFDFNYYVRTVPEDNMGYFKTDLEGKSEFGHLLGGSEMPQQTQVLEENQMVLKQSEALLNDDPLLSSSNNFYNNHTQIGVKITESEGSEEIINSIAVNYQCRWQNCYQKCHSQTGLVGHIEKCHVEVKRGDEFTCYWEHCPRKTKPFNARYKLLIHMRVHSGEKPNKCPFKGCTKAFSRLENLKIHQRSHTGERPYLCQFNGCSKCFSNSSDRAKHQRTHFDTKPYACQVIGCHKKYTDPSSLRKHVKNHSHEEQLQIKKKSQEDCVPNDLVKKFLDPRRQKAIKIEPVFNSFSADHTYSTINQRPFNMAKYVSINVKQDLKNKIEKNKIRRIC